A portion of the Psilocybe cubensis strain MGC-MH-2018 chromosome 10, whole genome shotgun sequence genome contains these proteins:
- a CDS encoding Beta-glucuronidase, with protein MFWSSLLLLSSSLTAARAVTVYGQIPLAQTATAGYSKPTLKAYDPIELIPPPIPQPPPAPAYTLNLERNAAAVPGLSMPHVGGSFWGFSIEMSVISQVLGKNSSFLAVPFLNLMANLQERSGGVVIRIGGNTQEFATQVPEGSLEFGHTFAKTDSGSNQTTQTPAVLYTPDMFYMANNISSMLNVKWFFGIPFNDSVNWRLTIAEQAQNILGDNLLGLQAGNEPDFYLKFGRRTTYSPQMYTDEVADLIRVMDENPNIPNKHMLIGPSVSSIEWIPEQVWETGYIERFKDRLYCLSVEHYPMNNCAALTGGGPGNPIINPQDIVDTYFKHDLPMSLMDQYRESTRLAQLAQKPFIMFETNTASCGGFPGLSDSYGAALWALDYGLQLAYGNFTHALLHVGGQDTYYNPFTSPPTNQSSFNAWSVGAVYYSALIISEVFGKTNTSQIVDIRGNFGNTYTPQYAIYERGVLSKVALFNYVNDRSGASDSLVTLNIPGGVPASVRVKYLLAPMITSRSNITWAGQTFGPQFTVDGRIRGDLNVTTISCNTAANTCIIPVPAPGFALVFLDSSAEALSLGQATETFSTSAFTQKHNTVTYEPATVSLSNGRSGSDRDKNLGTSYGYKESGDVALRVPLLSFTLSLAILSGLWIVRARALL; from the exons ATGTTTTGGTCATCTCTTCTGTTGCTTTCTAGCTCTTTGACTGCAGCAAGAGCAGTGACTGTCTACGGGCAAATTCCTCTCGCCCAAACCGCGACCGCTGGATACTCAAAGCCCACTCTCAAGGCTTATGACCCAATCGAACTTATTCCCCCTCCTATACCCCAACCTCCGCCAGCACCAGCCTATACCCTCAACCTGGAACGCAATGCAGCAGCAGTTCCCGGATTGTCAATGCCTCATGTCGGTGGTTCATTCTGGGGATTTTCGATAGAAATGTCTGTTATCAGTCAAGTTT TAGGAAAAAACTC ATCATTTCTCGCAGTCCCTTTCCTCAATCTTATGGCGAATCTTCAGGAACGATCAGGGGGTGTCGTTATTCGTATTGGAGGAAATACGCAAGAGTTTGCTACTCAAGTGCCAGAAGGATCGCTTGAATTTGGTCACACATTCGCAAAAACTGACTCTGGATCGAACCAAACA ACTCAAACTCCCGCTGTACTGTATACTCCCGACATGTTCTATATGGCAAACAATATATCGTCAATGCTAAACGTCAAGTGGTTCTTCG GCATACCATTTAACGATTCCGTCAATTGGCGGCTGACCATTGCTGAGCAAGCGCAAAATATCTTGGGCGATAATCTTCTTGGTTTGCAAGCCGGAAACGAACCTGATTTCTACTTGAA GTTTGGTCGACGTACTACATATAGCCCACAAATGTATACGGATGAGGTTGCGGATCTGATCAGAGTCATGGACGAAAACCCAAACATCCCCAACAAACATATGTTGATTGGTCCCAGTGTCTCCAGCATCGAGTGGATACCCGAACAAGTTTGGGAAACGGGGTATATTGAACGATTCAAGGACAGGCTATACTGCCTCAGCGTTGAACA CTACCCCATGAACAATTGTGCAGCATTGACTGGCGGTGGCCCAGGAAACCCCATTATCAACCCCCAAGATATTGTCGatacatatttcaagcaCGACCTGCCAATGTCTCTTATGGACCAATACCGAGAATCAACGAGGCTCGCACAACTCGCCCAGAAGCCTTTTATCATGTTCGAAACCAACACTGCCTCGTGTGGTGGCTTCCCTGGATTGAGTGATAGCTATGGCGCTGCTCTTTGGGCGTTGGACTACGGCCTTCAACTCGCATATGGCAACTTCACACATGCTCTTCTGCACGTCGGTGGTCAGGACACGTACTACAAC CCGTTCACGTCGCCACCAACTAACCAGTCCTCCTTTAACGCATGGAGCGTCGGTGCCGTGTACTACTCAGCCCTAATCATCTCTGAAGTCTTTGGAAAGACCAACACCTCGCAGATTGTCGATATAAGGGGCAACTTCGGTAACACCTACACCCCACAATATGCGATCTACGAAAGAGGAGTACTTAGCAAGGTGGCCCTTTTCAACTACGTCAATGATAGGTCAGGTGCGAGCGACTCGCTAGTTACGTTGAACATCCCCGGTGGCGTACCTGCGTCCGTAAGAGTCAA ATATCTATTGGCACCCATGATTACTTCAAGAAGCAACATCACATGGGCCGGCCAG ACATTCGGGCCTCAGTTCACAGTCGATGGTCGCATCAGAGGCGATCTGAACGTCACCACTATCAGCTGCAACACTGCTGCCAACACATGTATCATCCCTGTTCCCGCTCCTGGTTTCGCCCTGGTTTTCCTTGACAGCTCCGCCGAGGCACTGTCGCTCGGTCAAGCGACAGAGACCTTCTCAACGTCTGCGTTTACCCAGAAGCACAATACTGTCACATACGAGCCCGCGACCGTTTCGCTCTCGAATGGACGGTCAGGTTCCGATCGCGACAAGAATCTAGGCACCAGCTATGGCTACAAAGAGAGCGGAGATGTAGCATTGAGGGTGCCCCTCTTGTCATTCACCCTATCGCTGGCGATTTTGAGCGGGCTATGGATCGTACGAGCAAGAGCCCTCCTATAA
- a CDS encoding Beta-glucuronidase: MLASAFLLLPSIVSTARAVTVYGQIPLAQTASGTSGIPTIPTLAAYDKTQLVPPAIVEPAPANAYTLTLQDNAAAVDGLSIPHVGPGFWGFSLEMSVLNQVLGKNSSLIQVPFLNLMSNLIERSGGVLIRIGGNTQEFATMVPFLEGGKTFDKEDSGSTQTTKTPAVLYTIDMFYMAANISSMLNVKWFFGIPFNDSVNWRLTIAEEAQSIVGDNLIALQAGNEPDFYEEFGRRQTYSPEMYTQEVEQLVAVIDANDRIPIKNMLLGPSVATGPWTPEQVWETNFIERLKDRLHALTVEHYPNNNCAAAYNNGGRVVIPQEIFPEYLSHTAAVELVRPYWNSAALAVEAGKPLYMFETNTASCGGFAGVSDSYGAALWAMDYGFQMAYANFTHGMLHVGGQNVFYNPFTAPPTNQSSYNQWTAGAVYYSTVVLAEAFGKSNTSRIVDLLGNAGSVYTPSYAIYEQEKLSKVALFNYMDDASGAHDLSVTISVPTGVPTTVEVKYLAASSVSSKDNITWAGQTLGNQYEVDGRFKGELNVTTINCDTVASTCIIPIPAPGFALVFFNNAAEQLTIGQATQTFGTTAFSRGHNTATVDPAVLQTSNGHSGANRDSYRSTSLGSASSAEKKVAMIPGVIALFSVIVGSFWVARNLVQ; the protein is encoded by the exons ATGCTTGCCTCCGCTTTTCTGCTGCTTCCAAGCATTGTTTCAACGGCTCGAGCGGTCACTGTGTATGGCCAAATACCGCTTGCTCAAACTGCGTCGGGTACATCAGGCATTCCAACAATTCCAACACTGGCGGCCTACGATAAAACGCAGCTTGTCCCTCCAGCAATCGTTGAACCTGCCCCCGCCAATGCGTACACATTAACGCTTCAAGACAATGCGGCGGCAGTAGACGGCCTTTCAATTCCTCACGTTGGGCCTGGATTTTGGGGTTTCTCTCTTGAAATGTCGGTGCTCAATCAAGTCT TGGGCAAAAACTC ATCACTCATTCAGGTCCCGTTTTTAAACCTTATGTCCAATCTTATCGAACGCTCAGGTGGTGTTCTAATTCGAATCGGCGGGAACACTCAGGAATTTGCGACAATGGTACCATTCCTGGAAGGTGGAAAAACATTCGACAAGGAAGATTCAGGAAGTACACAGACG ACCAAAACTCCCGCTGTCCTTTATACAATCGATATGTTCTACATGGCGGCCAATATCTCGTCAATGTTAAATGTCAAATGGTTTTTCG GCATACCTTTCAATGATTCAGTAAACTGGCGTTTGACCATTGCAGAAGAGGCTCAGAGCATTGTCGGTGACAACTTGATTGCCCTTCAGGCTGGAAACGAACCTGATTTCTACGAGGA ATTCGGGCGTCGTCAAACTTACTCTCCGGAAATGTATACTCAGGAAGTCGAGCAACTTGTTGCTGTTATTGACGCCAATGATCGTATTCCAATCAAGAATATGTTACTGGGACCAAGTGTCGCCACAGGACCATGGACGCCTGAACAAGTTTGGGAAACAAATTTCATTGAACGCCTGAAAGACAGATTGCATGCCTTGACTGTTGAGCA CTATCCCAACAACAATTGCGCAGCTGCATATAACAACGGAGGAAGAGTTGTAATTCCACAAGAAATTTTTCCTGAATATCTTTCGCATACAGCTGCAGTTGAACTTGTTCGACCATACTGGAATTCCGCAGCGCTTGCCGTGGAAGCAGGAAAACCGTTATACATGTTCGAGACTAATACGGCATCTTGTGGTGGCTTCGCTGGAGTCAGCGATTCGTATGGTGCCGCTCTCTGGGCCATGGATTATGGATTCCAGATGGCGTATGCCAACTTTACTCACGGAATGCTCCACGTCGGTGGACAGAACGTATTCTACAAT CCTTTCACTGCTCCCCCCACAAATCAATCCTCATACAACCAGTGGACTGCAGGAGCGGTCTATTACTCCACCGTCGTACTTGCAGAAGCGTTTGGAAAGAGCAACACATCTAGGATTGTCGATCTTTTGGGAAACGCAGGCTCGGTTTATACGCCATCCTATGCCATATACGAACAGGAAAAGCTTAGCAAAGTCGCTTTATTCAATTACATGGATGATGCGTCAGGTGCTCACGACCTGAGTGTTACTATTTCCGTACCAACAGGAGTACCAACAACGGTTGAAGTCAA ATATCTTGCCGCAAGTTCGGTTTCTTCCAAGGATAATATCACTTGGGCGGGCCAG ACACTCGGTAACCAGTATGAAGTCGATGGACGATTCAAAGGCGAGCTGAACGTCACCACCATCAACTGCGATACTGTAGCAAGCACCTGCATAATTCCAATACCCGCTCCTGGCTTTGCCCTTGTCTTCTTCAATAATGCTGCAGAACAATTAACCATCGGCCAGGCCACTCAAACGTTCGGGACGACCGCTTTCAGCAGGGGCCACAACACAGCGACTGTCGATCCTGCTGTGCTTCAGACATCAAACGGACACTCTGGAGCCAACCGAGACTCCTATAGGAGTACGAGTCTTGGAAGTGCAAGCTCTGCCGAAAAGAAAGTCGCCATGATTCCAGGTGTCATTGCGTTATTTTCGGTGATTGTAGGCAGCTTTTGGGTAGCGCGAAATCTTGTGCAGTAG